In Scomber japonicus isolate fScoJap1 chromosome 21, fScoJap1.pri, whole genome shotgun sequence, one DNA window encodes the following:
- the eef1e1 gene encoding eukaryotic translation elongation factor 1 epsilon-1, which produces MALRELSSLEKYLGLKKPNKYSTQGDKKVPVLQNNNGPPLVGLVTVACHLVKQAQRPELLGDSAENRAVVQQWLEYRVSKLDVCAREDVKTILKDLNLYLQDKVYLAGNRFTLADALVYNGIHPIIVDLAVQEKEQYVNVTRWFDHIQHYPGIRHHLSPIVVLRNRIYTSRHH; this is translated from the exons ATGGCGTTGAGGGAGCTATCGTCGTTGGAGAAATATTTAGGACTGAAAAAGCCGAACAAGTACAGTACACAGGGGGATAAAAAG GTACCTGTGCTACAGAATAATAATGGTCCTCCACTGGTTGGCCTGGTGACCGTAGCCTGTCATCTAGTGAAGCAGGCCCAGCGCCCAGAGCTGCTGGGTGACTCTGCAGAGAACAGAGCTGTGGTGCAGCAGTGGCTGGAGTATAGAGTCAGCAAGCTGGATGTCTGCGCCAGGGAGGATGTCAAAACCATCCTTAAG GACCTCAACCTCTACCTGCAAGACAAGGTGTACCTGGCTGGCAACCGCTTCACCTTAGCTGATGCGCTTGTGTACAATGGAATTCATCCAATCATA GTGGACTTGGCCGTCCAGGAAAAGGAGCAGTACGTGAATGTGACGCGATGGTTCGACCACATCCAGCACTATCCCGGCATCCGACACCACCTCTCTCCAATAGTTGTGCTCAGGAACAGAATCTACACCAGCAGACACCACTGA
- the bloc1s5 gene encoding biogenesis of lysosome-related organelles complex 1 subunit 5 — MDKITKDVGDIQSRLLDHRPVINAEIRYFVREFEEKRGYRESRLLENLNKMVQEANEKIQPENLEDINQQMSDVIARLQAANHMAERVQQREQQAQQSTELQANMERLKVEWADFLKEQQRLKEEVDEEHAKAVGQLSAQYSEKKKDLTKMSPF, encoded by the exons ATGGACAAAATCACTAAAG ATGTGGGTGATATCCAGTCCAGACTGTTGGACCACAGACCCGTCATCAATGCAGAGATCCGCTACTTTGTGAGAGAGTTTGAG GAGAAACGGGGTTACAGGGAGAGCCGGCTGCTGGAGAATCTCAACAAAATGGTGCAGGAAGCAAATGAGAAAATACAGCCTGAAAATTTAGAAGACATAAACCAGCAGATGTCTGATGTCATTGCACGAT TGCAGGCTGCTAATCACATGGCAGAGAGagtccagcagagggagcaaCAAGCACAGCAG AGCACCGAGCTGCAGGCAAATATGGAACGCTTAAAAGTTGAGTGGGCAGACTTTctgaaggagcagcagagatTAAAGGAGGAGGTGGACGAGGAGCACGCCAAGGCCGTGGGACAGCTCAGCGCTCAGTACAGCGAAAAGAAGAAGGATCTAACCAAGATGTCGCCCTTCTAA